The Capsicum annuum cultivar UCD-10X-F1 chromosome 1, UCD10Xv1.1, whole genome shotgun sequence sequence NNNNNNNNNNNNNNNNNNNNNNNNNNNNNNNNNNNNNNNNNNNNNNNNNNNNNNNNNNNNNNNNNNNNNNNNNNNNNNNNNNNNNNNNNNNNNNNNNNNNNNNNNNNNNNNNNNNNNNNNNNNNNNNNNNNNNNNNNNNNNNNNNNNNNNNNNNNNNNNNNNNNNNNNNNNNNNNNNNNNNNNNNNNNNNNNNNNNNNNNNNNNNNNNNNNNNNNNNNNNNNNNNNNNNNNNNNNNNNNNNNNNNNNNNNNNNNNNNNNNNNNNNNNNNNNNNNNNNNNNNNNNNNNNNNNNNNNNNNNNNNNNNNNNNNNNNNNNNNNNNNNNNNNNNNNNNNNNNNNNNNNNNNNNNNNNNNNNNNNNNNNNNNNNNNNNNNNNNNNNNNNNNNNNNNNNNNNNNNNNNNNNNNNNNNNNNNNNNNNNNNNNNNNNNNNNNNNNNNNNNNNNNNNNNNNNNNNNNNNNNNNNNNNNNNNNNNNNNNNNNNNNNNNNNNNNNNNNNNNNNNNNNNNNNNNNNNNNNNNNNNNNNNNNNNNNNNNNNNNNNNNNNNNNNNNNNNNNNNNNNNNNNNNNNNNNNNNNNNNNNNNNNNNNNNNNNNNNNNNNNNNNNNNNNNNNNNNNNNNNNNNNNNNNNNNNNNNNNNNNNNNNNNNNNNNNNNNNNNNNNNNNNNNNNNNNNNNNNNNNNNNNNNNNNNNNNNNNNNNNNNNNNNNNNNNNNNNNNNNNNNNNNNNNNNNNNNNNNNNNNNNNNNNNNNNNNNNNNNNNNNNNNNNNNNNNNNNNNNNNNNNNNNNNNNNNNNNNNNNNNNNNNNNNNNNNNNNNNNNNNNNNNNNNNNNNNNNNNNNNNNNNNNNNNNNNNNNNNNNNNNNNNNNNNNNNNNNNNNNNNNNNNNNNNNNNNNNNNNNNNNNNNNNNNNNNNNNNNNNNNNNNNNNNNNNNNNNNNNNNNNNNNNNNNNNNNNNNNNNNNNNNNNNNNNNNNNNNNNNNNNNNNNNNNNNNNNNNNNNNNNNNNNNNNNNNNNNNNNNNNNNNNNNNNNNNNNNNNNNNNNNNNNNNNNNNNNNNNNNNNNNNNNNNNNNNNNNNNNNNNNNNNNNNNNNNNNNNNNNNNNNNNNNNNNNNNNNNNNNNNNNNNNNNNNNNNNNNNNNNNNNNNNNNNNNNNNNNNNNNNNNNNNNNNNNNNNNNNNNNNNNNNNNNNNNNNNNNNNNNNNNNNNNNNNNNNNNNNNNNNNNNNNNNNNNNNNNNNNNNNNNNNNNNNNNNNNNNNNNNNNNNNNNNNNNNNNNNNNNNNNNNNNNNNNNNNNNNNNNNNNNNNNNNNNNNNNNNNNNNNNNNNNNNNNNNNNNNNNNNNNNNNNNNNNNNNNNNNNNNNNNNNNNNNNNNNNNNNNNNNNNNNNNNNNNNNNNNNNNNNNNNNNNNNNNNNNNNNNNNNNNNNNNNNNNNNNNNNNNNNNNNNNNNNNNNNNNNNNNNNNNNNNNNNNNNNNNNNNNNNNNNNNNNNNNNNNNNNNNNNNNNNNNTTTGTTTATTGAAAgaattcttaattatatattcatgtattttgaatttaagtAACATTGATTTTTAGTGAATCAGAAAAAGTATCAAACTAAGTTTGATTATAGATGAAGAAGTATACCCCTACATAATGAAAGAAGTATATCCCCACATATACGAAATGactatatttttcaaaactttcttccaaattattttcaagtactGTATTAAAAAGAGGTCTTTTCTTATACAATTTGAAAGTATTTAAAcattttattacaaaaaaaactacttgaaacaaaaattataatctttttGATCGAATAGTTGCCAACTAAATGCAGCAAttgaattttaaaacttgtttaaataatattaatttgaaTTAGCATGATAAACATTAAATTGTAGATTATCCTGAGaattttcttttgagttataTGGCTAAAGCAAGAAGTAGCgcatattaaagaaaaaagaaaagattgaatGAAAAATGAGACCCACAAAAAAGATAGATTTTGGATGATAAATTTATATTGTGAAATTACTATAATACCCTTGATCGTCTTCcaactcactcttctatatataaatatatatatatacacacagtaTTTTCAAGAAAGGGAGGGTGTCGTTGGATTTGCACAAAGGAATTGGGTTCCAACGACACCATTTATTAAGAACAATATAAAGACCGGGGTTTAGCAAATTTACATGTATTAACTGTCTAATGCTTATAGTTTGCCATTATAATCAATATGTACATACATTAGCCAAACGCAGTTGCCAGCACCAAATCAAACTGTTAGAAAGATTGGCATCCAAAGAAACCAAGTTGGAACAAAATATGAACCACCAAGATTTCAGTTTCAGAATAATGTCTGGCATCACTTGACATATTAATTTAGTTGATGCATCTGGCGGAAAgtattaaaatttcttgaaagggTAGCAGGGAACATTTCATTTACCACTTAGAACCATCAAATGAGTTGTACAACAGCTGCTACTCGGAGTGCTCCGTTTTGGAGAAGGTCGGATACTTCATCAAACAACAGGGCCGAGCGCCAGCCCCATCCTTTGGGAGCTTTTGGCAGAAGAGTTCCAGTTTGTTTGAAGCTTCCAAACACCATCACTTCTCTCTTTGAAGGACAAATCAACTGGTTTACCAAATTaacaggaaaaaaataaaagcagcAATATTAGCATGATACTTGgtgaaaataacaaaacaagGGAATTGAAACTTCGTGCCTTTGTAAGTTCACCTGATATCTAGCAGTAACCTTTTCACGAGAATCAACATACATATGCACCTGAATACACAATACAGAAAAGATCATCAAGGACAAGAAAGAGAAAATCAATGTTCACTTATAATTTTACACAAACAAGAGGGAAGGGAACGGTGGAGGACCTATCAGATTTTACTAGCATTAATCATTCCAATTAATTAGAAGCTCCAAACCTCAGATATACATACATGTTCACGAACAGTTTCAGACTTCAGTAAGGattttgatgaagaaaataaaatgctGACCCCACCAGTAAAAACAATTTCTATTTATTCAAGAAATTACGTCAGGAAAATTCACCTTTCTAACTGGATCAGCTATTTCTGCCTTCCTTCGATGAAGAAATAGCCCTGATATAACAACATATCAACGAAGTTACGAAAAAggtaataaattattttcatcatgCAGACATTTTAGAGGAATAGAATAGAATATTACCTAGTGTTCGGCGcccctgagggtcttcatcactGAAGGCCTGAACACTAACCTGTAGAATGCAAACGACCAGATTGATCAACTCCTTATTGGTTGCAATAGCAAAAATCTCTTGTCGAGCACACCCAATCACTTGCATTTTTCCACGAAGAAATGCATGAGTAATGAAGTGCAATAAAGAGTTGAAAGATTCACAAACCTTCCATAAGGAACCAGCATAAAAAAATTCTGGAGAGTGTTTGACTTGGCCATCATTAAGCCTGAGCACATCGTGAAACTCAACCCTGTGAAGAAAGTCAGGTGTAAGTATACACTTTTGTCAGTCATAAAGAGAACGAAAGGATTCTAATCTCACAAAGAGGACACTGTAGTCAGAACAcgaaatagaagaaaatttacACCAAACAAAGAGGTCTGGCTACCGTAAAGTTGAGATTCCTGAAATTAGAGAGATTGTTTAAGGATGGATTTCATTATCCAAAGAAAGCAACATGGAGAAGAGCATAAAAATCTCCGTCTCAACTTTTAATTTGTTGGCTACAAAAAGATAATCAAACATTTTCAGGTAATTTGAATGATTGCATCTCTTCAAGAGCAAAAGGTGCACATTTTTTGATCAAAGGACTGCATCCCTTTAGGGAAAAAAGTTACATGTTTCTGTTCCAATCCTAAAAAGTATGACATGGAAGAACTATGAGAATCTTCATAAAGATTCCAACAAGAAATTTGATGCCCCTGATTTTATGACACAATGctttagattctttttttttacatAAGTCATTCTGTAGGATATCAGAGAGTCGAACGGGTGGACACAAAAATATGGAAAGAGGGACAGCTTTATTTGTGGTTTCTGAAGCTAACAGATCAAATGGGCAATTTAGAACTAATATGGAAGGGTGCTTAATAAAAAATGAGAACTGGTCACGCCTCATATTTCATTATAATCAAAGGAATATTCAAGCATATTGGCTGTATTTGTCTCTTCAATctaaagataataaaatttattctCAGTGGTTACAAGTTATCTGCTACATAAACTGATACTTCCAAGAATTAAACCAAGAAAGGAAGTATATAGGACCTAATCTGTGGGGCTCATTTCACATGCAATCTAAGTTGCTCAGACTCGGGTGCAGGCATCCAATGCGGATGCTCGGATTCGgtaaaatcttaaattttaagATTAAGTGGTATGGATATGGGTGTTGGCCTTGGGAttaaaatatccaaaattataaaatagaggtataaagatattctaaattttgaaagatcttctaggtcGTCTTCCCCAAGACCCCAACTTCTTCTTTCAAGCTCTCTGGTTCTTCcctcaaaaaaagaaatagaaagtcaTTCAAGGCCTTCCACCAACTCTCCTTATAGATCAAAGCTACTGTCTACCAGAAGTCACAACACAACCACTTGAATTCTTAGATTCTCTCTGTTTGGCCTGAATCATGAAGCAACAAATATTGACCAAGAGGAAACGCTAAAATGGAGATAAAAGGACTATAATATTTAAGTTATGCCATTTCCCATTCTTAAatctattttatctttcattttgaGAAATCAAAATCTCAATTACCCCCAAATTTGTCCACGGACACTGATCAAAGTATCCAATGTGGATTGACTGAATCTCGCAAGTATCCTGCACCCACACCCTTCTCGTGTCGACATGGATGCGGCAGCAAACATGAATCCGCACAACTTAGCATGCAATGGATTGCCATTATGCAGAAGCCAACCAAACATAGAAAAGAATAACTTACCCAAACCGAAAGGGAGGAAAGTGACTTAAAGGCGTTTTCATATCCAATGATATAGAAGTACTTCCATTCTCCCACTCAATTCCCATTGCATGTTCAGATGAGCCTAGCATCTGGGGGGAAATACTGCTTGCACTTGGGCCAACAGTTGATGGTCCTACCAGTCTGCTTTGCAGTTCTGTCTCATATCCCCTATCTACCCGTTCAACATGAATATTAGCACTACTGCTTCCTTCTTGGCTGAGCCCAACCAAAGCAGTTAGTCCATCACCAGCAAGATCCCCGCTCTGTTCTGCTCTGTTTTCTAGGTCATCATTCGCAGGAGACTGCTGACAGTTCCGGTTGCCCACACCAAGTGGTACACGAGAGAAAACAAAACGAGTTGGAGGCCAAGCTCCCGCAGGCACAAATGTAGTTCCACGTCCAATACCAGCTAGCCCATCATTGGGGCCTCTAACATGAACCCGAACAGGCCTAAACATGCCACCTCCTTCCCTGTGAGGCGAGTCAGTGGCATACATATTTCCTATATTGTTGGATTGATTGCTCTGATCATGCTCTGACATGTAATATCCAGTAGCCGCGACTCCGCATGAATGTCCAAATGGCTGCCGACAAGCACATGCCATACTCACAAGGCAACAACTTTTGCAAGTATCAGCACCAATTTCCTGTACCCGCTGGCTTAAGAGAATCTGCAAAAGACACAAGCAGTtttaaaagcaaaaataaaaattaggaagTAAGATATGTACTATGGTTAGGAATATCGACAGGCAGACTATACTATCaactatcaaaaaaataaaagaagagcaAAGTGGGGATAAATATAGTTACAGACCTGCAGCCATAACCCGTCGTTCACAGCTTTGCAAGGAAATCCCATTTCTTCAAGTTGCTTTCTCACACCAAGAAGTGCATCAAATGACATGTTACAATATAAAAGTGAGCCACCCTCAAAAATGTTGGCAAAAGCATCATAATCTTCTCTACTTACTCCGGAATGAGCATTTAGGCAAGTTTTGACTTCTCTGCGGCCCACAGTTCTACCACCCCAAGATAGAGGTGTGAAATTGCATCTTTCCCATTCATTTGGAATCATCAAATTACAGGATGAGCCCATTGATGAGAAGTTCCTCTGGTCCCCACAAAGCCAACTGTTGTTATTCAATTGATAACATGAATCTTCTTCAGATGGCCCTTCTGCAGCCATACCATTGCCCCCTAATCCACTAGCTCCAGCACTAATTGGCATTTCAATAAAAGAACATGAAGATCTGACTTCATCAGAGAATAAGAACGAGTTATTTGATGAAGGACGTCCACTGCTGCATGGATATCTTGAATCCGAGTCTGACTGAAGAAGAGCTGATTCTTGCATCTTTTGTTTACAGTTGGTCACCTCAGTGAGGGAATCAACAGTACACTCCGCAAGCTCAACCAAGATATTTCTACCATTGTTACAACCATCAATTCCATCTTTTAAGCTTAGGTTTCCTGGTTCAGATTCCACCCTTCTGTCATCAATTAAATTATTTGGCACTACGTTGGAAATATCAGAATCTGCACTTGTTCCAACTCCAGAACTAGGACTTTCTTCGTCTTGACGCTCTGCCTTGCAAAGAGCATTTTTGGCAAGAAGTGTGCATAAAGCTAATTCAAACCTGCTCAAATTTGCAAGCAGAAAACCAAGATAGAGAGAGTTAATCATGCTAAACTAAAATTTTAAGTATCATTTTAGCAAGTCCAGACAAAAAGCAACCACAGTTCTCACCGTTTCTTTTCAGTAGGAACCCATAACTCGTCTGAGGTCAGTAGAGCATTTAGTGTTGGAGCAGAAAGTTTTGGAAGGACCTGGTCACAGAACGATTAACGGGCCAACTATTATCATCTCATGGCTTTCATCATAACTCAAATAAGAAAGAGAATCATGCAtacacaattttcttttcttgacaATGGTATAGAACATGCATACAATAGATTGAATAGCAGATCAGtaattatcttctttttttttttaaaaaaaaagcatAGTTTCTA is a genomic window containing:
- the LOC107842291 gene encoding uncharacterized protein LOC107842291 isoform X1 produces the protein MEQQYPNRQQRTYVGSGTGTGTGTGGGGSLAMETTRQTSSQLQSQHSDNDQSSNELRALDCNLTSLCDHIQLEGFNDGSFSDVIVQAMGSTYHLHRLILSRSSYFRNMLQGPWKEAKAPVLTLTVDDSNVNGEAIAVALAYLYGHHPKLNDNNAFRVLAAASFLDLQDLCAICTDYIITELWTSNFLTYQVFAESQDYGLHGERVRNACWGYLCQSGAIELKEVLPKLSAPTLNALLTSDELWVPTEKKRFELALCTLLAKNALCKAERQDEESPSSGVGTSADSDISNVVPNNLIDDRRVESEPGNLSLKDGIDGCNNGRNILVELAECTVDSLTEVTNCKQKMQESALLQSDSDSRYPCSSGRPSSNNSFLFSDEVRSSCSFIEMPISAGASGLGGNGMAAEGPSEEDSCYQLNNNSWLCGDQRNFSSMGSSCNLMIPNEWERCNFTPLSWGGRTVGRREVKTCLNAHSGVSREDYDAFANIFEGGSLLYCNMSFDALLGVRKQLEEMGFPCKAVNDGLWLQILLSQRVQEIGADTCKSCCLVSMACACRQPFGHSCGVAATGYYMSEHDQSNQSNNIGNMYATDSPHREGGGMFRPVRVHVRGPNDGLAGIGRGTTFVPAGAWPPTRFVFSRVPLGVGNRNCQQSPANDDLENRAEQSGDLAGDGLTALVGLSQEGSSSANIHVERVDRGYETELQSRLVGPSTVGPSASSISPQMLGSSEHAMGIEWENGSTSISLDMKTPLSHFPPFRFGVEFHDVLRLNDGQVKHSPEFFYAGSLWKVSVQAFSDEDPQGRRTLGLFLHRRKAEIADPVRKVHMYVDSREKVTARYQLICPSKREVMVFGSFKQTGTLLPKAPKGWGWRSALLFDEVSDLLQNGALRVAAVVQLI
- the LOC107842291 gene encoding uncharacterized protein LOC107842291 isoform X2; the protein is MEQQYPNRQQRTYVGSGTGTGTGTGGGGSLAMETTRQTSSQLQSQHSDNDQSSNELRALDCNLTSLCDHIQLEGFNDGSFSDVIVQAMGSTYHLHRLILSRSSYFRNMLQGPWKEAKAPVLTLTVDDSNVNGEAIAVALAYLYGHHPKLNDNNAFRVLAAASFLDLQDLCAICTDYIITELWTSNFLTYQVFAESQDYGLHGERVRNACWGYLCQSGAIELKEVLPKLSAPTLNALLTSDELWVPTEKKRFELALCTLLAKNALCKAERQDEESPSSGVGTSADSDISNVVPNNLIDDRRVESEPGNLSLKDGIDGCNNGRNILVELAECTVDSLTEVTNCKQKMQESALLQSDSDSRYPCSSGRPSSNNSFLFSDEVRSSCSFIEMPISAGASGLGGNGMAAEGPSEEDSCYQLNNNSWLCGDQRNFSSMGSSCNLMIPNEWERCNFTPLSWGGRTVGRREVKTCLNAHSGQLEEMGFPCKAVNDGLWLQILLSQRVQEIGADTCKSCCLVSMACACRQPFGHSCGVAATGYYMSEHDQSNQSNNIGNMYATDSPHREGGGMFRPVRVHVRGPNDGLAGIGRGTTFVPAGAWPPTRFVFSRVPLGVGNRNCQQSPANDDLENRAEQSGDLAGDGLTALVGLSQEGSSSANIHVERVDRGYETELQSRLVGPSTVGPSASSISPQMLGSSEHAMGIEWENGSTSISLDMKTPLSHFPPFRFGVEFHDVLRLNDGQVKHSPEFFYAGSLWKVSVQAFSDEDPQGRRTLGLFLHRRKAEIADPVRKVHMYVDSREKVTARYQLICPSKREVMVFGSFKQTGTLLPKAPKGWGWRSALLFDEVSDLLQNGALRVAAVVQLI